TAGATAGAAGCCGGGGGCAACTGTCTTGGATTCCAATATGATGGAATCCCGCGGGTCGGGGGGCTGGGAAAAGGACAAAGAGGCAAATGCGAGGAGGAAGAGTCCGATCGAGAGTATGAGCTTCATTATCTCATCCCTTAGTCCTTTGTCTTGATGGTAATATGGGATGGGGATTGGGGTTGTCAAGGGGAACTTGACGGAAATCAAGCGTCCGCTTGATTTCCGTCATTTGAAACCTTCACCTCATCGCTTAATCTGGCTTTGCGATGAAATGGAGAAGGGGAAGAAAATTGACGGCCAAAGGGGGCGGAGGGACCTGCCCGGCGGGAGGAATCGCCCGGGCATTTGCCCGTCATCTCCCTGTCGCAAGCAAAAATTCGAACTTCCTACGCCCACCGCACCACCCTGCATTTCCTGCCAACGGAAACACCGTACCCACGCTCCCTCCGGGGCCAAAGGCTCTCGCTTCACCTTACCTTTCGGCCGAAGGCCCCGGGGGCTCTCCTCCCGCCGTCCCAAACGGGCGCGGGACGGAACCAAAGCGGGGGTGCCGGCGGGCGATGATTGAGGGAAACGACATTCAATTTTTCAGTCCCGAAACGCAAATTGCCTTCCGCCTTCCCCATGCCGGGCCGGTTGTCCCAAGCAGTTCCAACCGTTCCGGACAGGAAGCCCGCAGGCCGACGGGAAGGGAATTACCAACGGGGGATAACACCAACCCGCGGGATGGAAGGGATGCCGGCGGCATCCGTTTCAAGCGGCCGGAATGCCGCCGCGTCGTGAAAGCGGCACGGAGGTCCCGGCGAACGTAAATTTGCGCTCGGGAAGAAAGGGACGGGTCCATAGGCCCGTCCCTTTTGTTTTGGGGGTTTAAGTTTCCGGCCCGGATTCCGATAATCCTTAATTGGTTGGACTTGCAAGGGGGGCAGCCGCCTAAACATCCGTTTTGCACCGGCAGCCAACCGGCCCCGTTTGCCGTCCGGCCCAAACCAACCTTAGAAAAGGAGGGGTTATGGATAAAACGTTCAAACCGGCGCTGACCGAAATGGTCGCCAGCTTCATTTTCGTCGCCACGGCGGCGGGCGTGGTCTGCGCCAATGCCTTGACCCGCGGGGAGGTTTCCTGGGTCGGCATCGCTCTGGCCAACTGTTTCGTTTTCACCGCGCTTCTGGCCCTTACGACCAGCGCCTCCGGCGGACACATCAACCCCGCGGTGACGCTCGGGCACTGGGCCTCCCGGCGGATTTCGACGCAGACGGCGGTGATTTACATCGTCGCGCAGCTGGCGGGGGCGATTATCGCCGGGCTGGTTCTGCGCTCGATTTTCCCGACTGCGGTCTGGCAGCCGGTCAAGCTGGGAGCCCCCATCGCCGACGGGCGGGTGGGACTTTTCGGCCGGGTTTTCGTCGAGGCGCTCTTCACCTGCATTTTTGTGACCACGGCGCTGGCTTTGACCGTCACCCACCGGACCTCCATTTCGGTCGGGCCTCTGGCGGTCGGGTGCGCCCTTGGTTTCTGCACCCTGGTAGCGGGACCGCTCACCGGAGGGGGCTTCAACCCCGCGCGGGCTTTTGGCTCCGCCATCGGTTCCGGCAACTGGACCAACCAGTGGCCCTACTGGGTCGGCCCCATCATCGGCGGCTTGGTGGCCCCGTTTGTTCACCGGGCCATCACCGGCACGACCGATGCGACCGGCACAACCCCCACTACCTGGGGCGGCGTGACCGAGCGGGAAGAGCCGAAGGTGACCGTCCGGCAGGTCAAGCGTTAAGTTTTTAGACGCCCACAAGGATGTGGGCGTTCGACATCCGGTCCCGTTACGGCAGACCCGTGACGGGGCCGGATTTTTTGTTTTTGGAGCGCCCCCTAAAATATGATTAAAGTCATATTTCTGGGTTGCCGATAAATAGAGTAAGAAGGAGGAA
The nucleotide sequence above comes from Verrucomicrobiia bacterium. Encoded proteins:
- a CDS encoding aquaporin — protein: MDKTFKPALTEMVASFIFVATAAGVVCANALTRGEVSWVGIALANCFVFTALLALTTSASGGHINPAVTLGHWASRRISTQTAVIYIVAQLAGAIIAGLVLRSIFPTAVWQPVKLGAPIADGRVGLFGRVFVEALFTCIFVTTALALTVTHRTSISVGPLAVGCALGFCTLVAGPLTGGGFNPARAFGSAIGSGNWTNQWPYWVGPIIGGLVAPFVHRAITGTTDATGTTPTTWGGVTEREEPKVTVRQVKR